In Passer domesticus isolate bPasDom1 chromosome 9, bPasDom1.hap1, whole genome shotgun sequence, a genomic segment contains:
- the TPRA1 gene encoding transmembrane protein adipocyte-associated 1: MFQSMMSVMTFSVSDNITHSTALVTALDNVTTLSPVTTRVINDTNITVPHKCLLLLYEDIGKSRVRYWDLLLLVPNVLFFMFLLWKLPSARAKIRVTSSPIFTTFYILVFVVALVGIARAVVSMTVSASDAAMVADKILWEITRFFLLAIELSVVILGLAFGHLESKSSVKRVLAITTVLSLAYSVTQGTLEILYPDAHLSAEDFNIYGHGGRHFWLASSCFFFLVYSLVVILPKTPLKDRISLPSRKSFYIYAGILALLNLVQGLGSALLCVDIIEGLCCVDATTFLYFSFFAPLIYVAFLKGFFGSEPKILFSYKCQVDEPEDVDVHLPHPYAVAKKEGMDSGFYSSTQIDTTAYLDDVASMPYHVGSINSIDSDRWKSINA; encoded by the exons ATGTTCCAGTCCATGATGTCTGTGATGACATTCTCAGTGTCTGACAACATCACCCATTCGACTGCCCTGGTGACAGCGCTGGACAATGTGACAACTCTCTCCCCAGTGACAACGCGCGTGATCAACGACACCAACATCACGGTGCCACacaagtgcctgctgctgctctatGAAGACATTGGGAAATCCAG AGTCCGCTACTGGGATCTTCTGCTCCTGGTTCCCAATGTgcttttcttcatgtttcttcTCTGGAAGCTGCCCTCTGCCAGGGCCAAAATCCGGGTCACTTCCAGCCCGATCTTCACTACATTCTACATACTA GTATTTGTGGTGGCTTTGGTTGGCATTGCCCGAGCTGTTGTCTCCATGACTGTGAGTGCCTCTGATGCTGCCATGGTTGCTGACAAG ATCCTGTGGGAGATCACAAGGTTCTTCCTTCTGGCGATTGAACTGAGTGTGGTGATTCTAGGCCTTGCCTTTG GTCACCTAGAGAGCAAGTCCAGCGTGAAACGTGTGCTGGCAATCACCACTGTGCTGTCTCTGGCTTATTCTGTCACCCAG GGCACCCTGGAAATCCTATACCCTGATGCCCACCTCTCAGCAGAAGACTTCAATATCTATGGCCATGGTGGGAGACACTTTTGGCTTGCCAGCTCctgctttttcttcctg GTCTATTCCTTGGTGGTGATTCTTCCAAAAACTCCTCTGAAAGACCGGATTTCTTTGCCCT CCAGGAAGAGTTTTTATATTTATGCTGGCATTCTGGCACTGCTGAACCTGGTGCAgggcctgggcagtgccctccTCTGTGTGGATATCATAGAAGGACTGTG CTGTGTTGATGCTACCACGTTCCTTTACTTCAGCTTCTTTGCACCTCTCATCTATGTGGCATTCCTGAAAGGTTTCTTTGG GTCTGAACCGAAGATCCTTTTCTCCTACAAATGTCAGGTGGATGAACCTGAGGATGTGGATGTGCACCTACCCCACCCTTATGCTGTTGCCAAGAAGGAAGGAATGGATTCTGGGTTCTACTCGAGCACTCAGATTGACACCACAGCCTACCTGGACGACGTGGCCTCTATGCCATACCACGTGGGCAGCATCAACAGCATAGACAGTGACCGCTGGAAATCCATCAATGCCTGA